The genome window GCTAATTAATTTTTTTGAGAATAATAGGGGTGATGCAACCCATAAGGATGTAAAATCAGCAATTGTTCCACACGCTGGTTATGTATATTCTGGTAAAACAGCCTTTAAGACCCTATCATCTATAGATATCCCAAGTACAGTTATACTAATTGGGCCAAATCACACAGGTTTAGGTGAGAGGGTATCAGTATATCCGGAAGGCTCGTGGGCATCACCTTTTGGCGATGTTGTTGTAAATAAAGGCATAACAGAAAAATTAATTGACAAAGAATTAGTTTTTGATGATTATTATGCTCATTTGAGGGAGCACTCTCTAGAAGTAGTTGTGCCAATGCTTAAGTATTTACGTAAAGATGTAGAGATAGTTCCAATTACAATTAAGGGTCTGTCTTTGAATGAATGTTTAGTGCTTGCAAAAAAGATTTCTACGATTTGCATGGAGTATAAAGGAGAGATATTAATAGTTGTTAGCTCTGATTTTAATCACTATGAAGATGCTGAAATTACTGATAAAAAAGATATGATTGCAATTGAGTGTATATTGAATATGGATCCAGTAGCTCTCTATGAAAAGGTAAACTTAAACAATATTACTATGTGTGGCTATATACCAGCAGTAATTGCTTTGCAAGGGAGTAAAGAGTTGGGGGCTAAAAAAGCTATATTAATTGAGCATACTCACAGCGGTTATGTATCAGGGGATTATAACCAAGTTGTTGGATATGCCGGCATAGTTATAATATAAAAGGGGTAATATATGAGTGTTGAAAAAGCAGTATTTCCCGTTGCAGGGTTTGGAACAAGGATGCTTCCAGCTACTAAAACTATCCCAAAAGAAATGCTTCCATTGATCGATAGGCCAATTATAGACTATTCTGTAAGAGAGGTTGTTGATTCTGGTATTAATAATCTTATATTTGTGACAAGTTCTAATAAAAAAGCGTTAGAAGACTATTTTGATAGAAACATGGAATTGGAAAGGTCACTTGAGGCTGGCAAAAAATATGACCTACTCAAAGAGATAAGAAGTTTTTCAGAGTTAGCTAATATTACCTATGTTAGACAACCCATTCAAAAGGGGTTAGGACACGCTATATCAATGCCGAAACATTTAATAGGAAATGATCCTTTTGCTGTTATTTTACCAGATGACGTTATAATCTCTGATAAGCCAGTTATAAAACAGATGATAGAATGTTATAAAGAGATTAAAGCTCCTGTAATTGGTTTAATGGAAGTAGATAAAAAGGATGCTAGTAAATATGGCATTGTTAGTATAGAAAAGAAGATTAATAATAGATTGTTTAAATTATCTGATATGGTTGAAAAGCCAGAGACTGACCCGCCTTCAAATTATGCAATTATTGGTAGATATATTTTGACAAGCAATATATTGCATAATATAGAAGAGATTGAAGAGGGAGCCCTTGGAGAGGTCCAGCTTACAGATGCACTAAAAAAAGAGGCAGAAAAGGGCGAGATATATGGATATGTGTTTGAAGGCAATCGCTATGATTGTGGTAATAAAATAGATTATTTGCGCGCTATAATTGAGTTGGCATATAATAAGCATGAACTAAAAGAAGAATTATACAATATAATAAATATGTTAGGTTTTAAAAATGGAAAATGAATTTGATGAAATTGTTGTAATTAGAGGGGTTTTAAGGAAAGAGACACATAATATAATAAAAAACTTGAAGAATTCTAGAAGGGAGATTACTGAAACACCTTTTCCACCTGTAGATATAGTAGTTTCAGATGATAAGGTTAAGATTTATTTTGAGTTGCCAGGTGTAAATATAGATGATATAAATCTTTTTCTCTGTGGCGATCTTTTGATTATTGAGGGAGTTAAAAAGTTGGAAAAAATACCATATAAGGTAAACTTTTTAAGAATGGAAAGAATAACAACTTCTTTTAGAAGGATTATTCATTTGCCTATAAAGATACGAGAAGATAACATAGAAGCTGTTTTGAAAAATGGTGTTTTATCAGTTGTTTTTATTAAAAATGAAGGAGGTTAAATTTTGGAAAATATATTAGAGAATATTAATATACCAGAAACACTGCCGCTTTTACCTATTAGAGATATAGTAGTTTTCCCCTACATGATAATACCTCTTTATGTGGGTAGAGAAAATAGTATTGCTGCAGTTGATGAGTCACTTAAAAGGGATAGATTGATATTTTTAACTGCTCAGAAAGAGGTTTCTATAGAAGAGCCTAAATTAGATGATCTATATTCTATTGGTGTTGTTGCATCGGTGTTGAGAATGCTTAAAATGCCCGATGGCCGTGTAAAAATACTCGTACAAGGTTTAAAAAGGTGTAAGATATTGGATGTTGTAAAAGAAAAACCCTTCTTAGAGGTTAAAATACTTGTATTAGAGGATGCTCAAGTTGAAATAACACTTGAAGTTGAGGCGCTTATTAAAAATACAAAAGAATTGTTGTCAAAGGCTGTAAATTTAGGCAAACAGATGCTTCCCGATTTATTGGCTGTTATAGAATCAATCGAGGACCCTGGTAAGCTAGCTGATATTGTAGTTGCTAATTTAGGATTAAAGGTAAAAGAACATCAAGAGATATTGGAGATTACAAATCCTGTAGATAGGCTTCAAAAGGTTAATGAGTATCTTAACAAGGAGATTGCTCTACTAGAAGTACAGCAGCGTATATTTAATAGAGCAAAGGGTGAGATAGATAAGAGCCAGAGGGAGTATTTTTTAAGAGAACAGCTAAAAGCAATAAAAAAAGAGCTTGGCGAAGATGAGGAAGGAGCTGAAATAAAGGAATTTACTGATAAAATAAATAAAACGAATATGCCCAAAGAAGTAAAAGAAGAGGCTCTTAAACAGGTCAATAGACTATCTAGAATGCATCCAGATTCTGCAGAGGCCACAGTTGTTAGAACATACATTGAATGGTTAGTTGAGTTGCCTTGGGATAATGAAACAGAAGACAATTTAGATTTAGAGCATGCAAAAAAAATATTAGATGAAGATCATTATGGTTTGAAAGATGTTAAGGAGAGAATATTAGATTTTTTAGCTGTTAGAAAACTAAATAAAAAAATGAAAAGTCCAATACTCTGTTTTATAGGGCCTCCAGGCGTTGGTAAAACATCTCTAGGTAAATCAATAGCACGTGCAATGGGCAGAAAATTTGTAAGGATGTCCTTAGGTGGTGTTAGAGATGAAGCTGAGATCAGAGGGCACAGAAGGACATATATTGGAGCTTTGCCTGGTAAGATCATACAAGGGATAAGGAATGCTGGCAGCAAGAATCCTGTTTTTGTTTTAGATGAAATTGATAAAATAGGTATGGATTTTAGAGGGGATCCATCTTCAGCACTTTTGGAGGTGTTAGATCCTGAACAAAATAACAGTTTTGTAGACCATTATTTAGGTGTTCCCTTTGATTTATCAAATGTATTTTTTATAACAACTGCTAACTATCAAGATCCTATACCGCCAGCACTTTTAGATAGAATGGAGGTTATAAGGATACCTGGTTATAGTGAAGAAGAAAAAATACAGATAGCAAAAAGGTTTTTACTGCAACGCCAGATTAAAGAGAATGGGCTTGATAAGACAAATGTGAAATTTAGTGATAATGCTATTAAATTGATTATTGAAGGGTATACTCGTGAGTCAGGATTAAGAAATTTGGAAAGACATATAGCTACACTATGTAGAAAGATTGCTAGAAAAGTAGCAGAAGGGAACAATAAAAAATTTATAATAGGCGAAAAGACTGTTGAGAAATATTTAGGTCCAAGAATATTTTTCAGTGAAGAAGAATTGAAGGCAAATGAGATAGGAGTGGCTACAGGCTTAGCATGGACACCATCAGGTGGTGAGGTATTATATGTTGAATGTACTAGATATCCTGGGAAAGGGGAATTGATTTTAACAGGACAGTTAGGTGATGTTATGAAAGAATCTGCGAGGGCTGCATTAACCTACGTGAGATCAATTGCTAATAAGTTTGATGTTAAGGCAAATGAGTTTAGTAAATATGATATACATTTGCATGTCCCAGCAGGTGCTATACCAAAAGATGGGCCTTCAGCCGGGGTAACTATGGCAGTTGCAATTTTGTCTGCCTTTGCACGCATTAAGATAAGGAGAGATGTTGCAATGACAGGTGAGATTACAATAACTGGTAAGGTTTTACCTGTTGGGGGCATAAAAGAGAAAGTACTTGCCGCTAGAAGAATTGGAATGAAAAAGATAGTTTTACCTAAAAAGAATGAGAAGGATATAGTGAATTTGCCTAATAACATAGCTAGGTCAATTCAATTTGTATTTGTTGAATCCTTTGATGAAATACCTGAAATAGCTTTTGAAAAAAATAAAAC of Deferribacterota bacterium contains these proteins:
- the amrB gene encoding AmmeMemoRadiSam system protein B, which gives rise to MYRELVVAGYFYPANKRELINFFENNRGDATHKDVKSAIVPHAGYVYSGKTAFKTLSSIDIPSTVILIGPNHTGLGERVSVYPEGSWASPFGDVVVNKGITEKLIDKELVFDDYYAHLREHSLEVVVPMLKYLRKDVEIVPITIKGLSLNECLVLAKKISTICMEYKGEILIVVSSDFNHYEDAEITDKKDMIAIECILNMDPVALYEKVNLNNITMCGYIPAVIALQGSKELGAKKAILIEHTHSGYVSGDYNQVVGYAGIVII
- the lon gene encoding endopeptidase La; this translates as MENILENINIPETLPLLPIRDIVVFPYMIIPLYVGRENSIAAVDESLKRDRLIFLTAQKEVSIEEPKLDDLYSIGVVASVLRMLKMPDGRVKILVQGLKRCKILDVVKEKPFLEVKILVLEDAQVEITLEVEALIKNTKELLSKAVNLGKQMLPDLLAVIESIEDPGKLADIVVANLGLKVKEHQEILEITNPVDRLQKVNEYLNKEIALLEVQQRIFNRAKGEIDKSQREYFLREQLKAIKKELGEDEEGAEIKEFTDKINKTNMPKEVKEEALKQVNRLSRMHPDSAEATVVRTYIEWLVELPWDNETEDNLDLEHAKKILDEDHYGLKDVKERILDFLAVRKLNKKMKSPILCFIGPPGVGKTSLGKSIARAMGRKFVRMSLGGVRDEAEIRGHRRTYIGALPGKIIQGIRNAGSKNPVFVLDEIDKIGMDFRGDPSSALLEVLDPEQNNSFVDHYLGVPFDLSNVFFITTANYQDPIPPALLDRMEVIRIPGYSEEEKIQIAKRFLLQRQIKENGLDKTNVKFSDNAIKLIIEGYTRESGLRNLERHIATLCRKIARKVAEGNNKKFIIGEKTVEKYLGPRIFFSEEELKANEIGVATGLAWTPSGGEVLYVECTRYPGKGELILTGQLGDVMKESARAALTYVRSIANKFDVKANEFSKYDIHLHVPAGAIPKDGPSAGVTMAVAILSAFARIKIRRDVAMTGEITITGKVLPVGGIKEKVLAARRIGMKKIVLPKKNEKDIVNLPNNIARSIQFVFVESFDEIPEIAFEKNKTKTTVS
- the galU gene encoding UTP--glucose-1-phosphate uridylyltransferase GalU; its protein translation is MSVEKAVFPVAGFGTRMLPATKTIPKEMLPLIDRPIIDYSVREVVDSGINNLIFVTSSNKKALEDYFDRNMELERSLEAGKKYDLLKEIRSFSELANITYVRQPIQKGLGHAISMPKHLIGNDPFAVILPDDVIISDKPVIKQMIECYKEIKAPVIGLMEVDKKDASKYGIVSIEKKINNRLFKLSDMVEKPETDPPSNYAIIGRYILTSNILHNIEEIEEGALGEVQLTDALKKEAEKGEIYGYVFEGNRYDCGNKIDYLRAIIELAYNKHELKEELYNIINMLGFKNGK
- a CDS encoding Hsp20/alpha crystallin family protein, with the protein product MENEFDEIVVIRGVLRKETHNIIKNLKNSRREITETPFPPVDIVVSDDKVKIYFELPGVNIDDINLFLCGDLLIIEGVKKLEKIPYKVNFLRMERITTSFRRIIHLPIKIREDNIEAVLKNGVLSVVFIKNEGG